GCTCCTGGAGCCCGGAGTCGCGCACCGCCTCGAGTGGTACGTCGTACAGCCTGCGCAGTGCCCGCCCGAGTGATGCCGTCTGGGCCGATGTGAGAGGCGCGCCGCCCAACGGCTCCCCCGGAATCCGTTCCATGACGACCACCGGGCCGCCGTCGGATGTCTCCTTGCGCAGGGGCTTCGGTGCCACGCCGGGCGCGTGCTGGGCGAGGAGCGTCAGGCAGGCCCACTCCCGGTCCGCCTCCCCGCGGTCCCAGCTGACGTACCTCTTGCGAACCTCGCTGGTCGTGAAGGTCAGGTCGTGGGTCTGCGTCTGCACTGTCACGAGCCGACGTACGCCGCGAGGTGCTCGCCCGTGAGGGTTGATCGGTCGGCTGTCAGGTCTGCGGGCGTGCCCTCGAACACGACCTTGCCGCCGTCGTGACCAGCCCCCGGGCCCAGGTCGATGATCCAGTCGGCGTGCGCCATCACCGCCTGGTGGTGCTCGATCACGATGACCGACTTGCCGGAGTCGACGAGCCGGTCCAGCAGGCCGAGCAGGTTCTCGACGTCGGCGAGGTGCAGGCCGGTGGTCGGCTCGTCGAGGACGTAGACGTCTCCCTTGTCGGCCATCTGGGTGGCCAGCTTGACGCGCTGTCGCTCGCCGCCGGACAGCGTGGTGAGCGGCTGGCCGAGGGTGAGGTAGCCGAGCCCGACGTCCACGAGCCGCTCCAGGATCTTGTGGGCGGCCGGAGTGGCTGCCTCGCCGTCACCGAAGAACACCTCCGCCTCCGTCATCGACATCGCCAGCACCTCGGCGATGTTCTGTCCTCCCAACGTGTACTCCAGCACCGACGCCTGGAACCGCCTGCCCTCACACTCCTCGCACGTGGACTCGACGGTGGCCATGACGCCCAGCTCGGTGAAGATCACGCCCGCGCCGTTGCACGTGGGACAGGCGCCTTCCGAGTTGGAGCTGAACAGCGCCGGCTTCACGTCGTTGGCCTTCGCGAAGGCCTTGCGGATCGGCTCGAGCAGACCTGTGTACGTCGCGGGGTTGCTGCGGCGAGACCCCTTGATCGCACCCTGGTCGATGACGACCACGCCGTCGCGGCCGGCGATCGAGCCGTGGATCAGCGAGCTCTTGCCCGAACCCGCGACACCCGTGACGACGCAGAGCACGCCGAGTGGGACGTCGACGTCGACGTCCTGGAGGTTGTGCGTCGAGGCATCGCGCACCTCGAGCTTGCCGGACGACGTACGCACCGAATCCTTGACGGTGGCCCGGTCGTCGAGGTGGCGGCCGGTGATGGTGTCACTCCCCCGCAGCCCCTCCACCGTCCCCTCGAAGCAGACGCTGCCGCCCTCGGTGCCGGCACCGGGGCCGAGGTCGACGACGTGGTCGGCGATGGCGATGGTCTCGGGCTTGTGCTCGACGACGAGCACTGTGTTGCCCTTGTCGCGCAGCTGCAGCAGCAGCTCGTTCATCCGCTCGATGTCGTGGGGGTGCAGGCCGATCGTGGGCTCGTCGAACACGTACGTCACATCGGTGAGCGACGACCCCAGGTGGCGGATCATCTTGGTGCGCTGGGCCTCTCCCCCGGACAGCGTGCCGGCCGGCCGGTCCAGCGAGAGGTAGCCCAGGCCGATCTCGGCGAACGAGTCCAGCAGGTGCTGCAGTCCCTTGAGCAACGGCGCAACTGACGGCTCCTCGAGTGCCCGGACCCACTCGGCCAGGTCGCTGATCTGCAGCTCGCAGAGGTCGGCGATGTTCTTGCCGTGGATCTTCGCGGACCTGGCCTCCGGGCTGAGCCGGGTGCCGTCGCACTCGGGGCAGGACTGGAACGCGATGGCGCGCTCCACGAAGCGTCGTACGTGAGGCTGCATGGCCTCGACGTCCTTGGAGAGCATCGACTTCTGGATCTTCGGGATCAGACCTTCGAAGGTCAGGTTGATGCCCTCGACCTTGATCTTGGTCGGCTCGGAGTACAGCATCGTCTCGAGCTGCTTCTTGGTGAACTTGGCGATCGGCTTGTCCATCGGCAGGCCGACGCCCTCGAACAGCCGGCCGTACCAGCCGTCCATCGAGTAGCCCGGCACGGTCAGTGCACCGTCGGCCAGCGACTTGTTCTCGTCGTACAACGCGGTGAGGTCGAAGTCGGAGACCGAGCCCATGCCCTCGCAGCGCGGACACATGCCGCCCAGGTAGACCGCGTTCTGCACCACAGCCTTCGCGACCCGGCCACCGGCCTTCTCCGTGCTCATCACCCCGCTCGCCTTTCGCGTCGGGACGTTGAACGAGAACGCCGTGGGAGGCCCGATGTACGGCTTGCCCAGCCGGCTGAACAGGATCCGGAGCATGGCGTTGGCGTCGGTGGCGGTGCCGACCGTGGAGCGGGGGTTGGCACCCATCCGCTCCTGGTCGACGATGATCGCCGTCGTCAGCCCTTCGAGCAGGTCGACCTCCGGGCGGGCCAGGTTCGGCATGAACCCTTGCACGAAGGCGCTGTAGGTCTCGTTGATCATCCGCTGCGACTCCGCGGCGATCGTGGCGAACACCAGCGAGCTCTTGCCCGAGCCCGAGACGCCGGTGAACACCGAGAGCCGGCGCTTCGGGAGCTCGACGTTGACGTCCTTGAGGTTGTTCTCACGCGCGCCCTGCACGCGGATCAGGTCGTGGCTGTCGGCCAAGGGCATCCCGGCCGACTGCGTGTCCGTCTTCTTGGCCATGCTCAGGTTGTCTCCCTGTCCCCGTGTCGCATGCGAGCAGCCTCCCACGCGAACCCGTCCGGATCGGCGAACGGCCCGGCGTCACTGCCGATGGCGATCCGGTGCGACCCGGTGCCCTCCGGCGGGACACCGGCGTCCTTGGCCGCGGCGCGTCGTTGGTAGAGAGCTAGCTTGACGGGCGACGACGAGGCGTCGAACTCGACGTACTTGCTGCCGAAGCTCTTGGCCACGGTCAGTCCGTGCTCGACGTAGAACCGCTTGCTCGCCTTCACGTCCGCGACTCCCAGCAGCAGGACGAGGTCGTCGACCTGCCGGGTGGCGGGACCGGTGTCCTTCTTCGACGAGGTCGCGACCTTCCAGATCGCCCCGTCCGGAGCCTGTACGACGCCGCCGTACCCCCAGAAGCTCTTGCTCACCGGCTTCAGCACGGTGGCGCCCCCGTCGAGGGCGCTGCCGACGAGGCTGTCGACCGTGCTGGGCTGGCCCACCACGAGCGACAGGGTGAAACCACGGAAGCCGGTCGTGGGTGTCTCCCCGGCACGGACGTGCAGCTTGTCGCCCAGGCCGAAGGCAGCCGCGTAGAACGCCTCGGCGGCCGGGGCGTCGGACACCTCGAGGGTGACCGAGTCCAGGGCGGCCATCAGCGCAGCTCCTGGATCCGGACCATGTTGCCCGCGGGGTCGCGGATGGCGCAGTCCCGGATGCCGTACGGCTGCTCGGTCGGCTCCTGGACGACCTCGGCGCTGGCCTCAACCCGCTCGAAGGTGCTGTCGAGGTCGGGCGTGGCGAGGTTGATGCTGGCGAAGGTGCCCTTGGCCATCATCTCGGCGATGAGGCGGCCCTCCTCGTCGGTGATGCCGGGGTCCGCGGCCGGCGGGTGGAGGACGATGGACGTGCCGGGCTGGCCGACGGGTCCGACGGTGATCCAGCGCATCCCCTCGTAGCCGACGTCGCCGCGGACCTCGAAGCCGAGGAGGTCGCGGTAGAAGGCCAGGGAGGCGTCCGGGTCGTTGTGTGGGAGGTAGCTCGCGTTGATGGTGATGTTCATGGCCATCACGCTAGGTGCGGCCCCGGGGAGGACGCTTCTCGATTCCTGATCGGTTTGGTGACCTTCTTCGCCACGCAGGGCGGCATCCCCTCTGTCGTGCGTGCCGCGTCGCGCCGGTAGACGCTGGGCGGCACACCGACCAGCTGGGTGAAGCGGGTGCTGAACGTGCCGAGCGACTGGCAGCCGACCGCGAAGCAGACGTCGGTGACGCTGAGGTCGCCACGCCGCAACAGCGCCATCGCGCGCTCGATGCGCCGAGTCATCAGGTAGGAGTACGGCGGCTCGCCGTACGCCCGGCGGAACTCGCGACTGAGGTGCCCCGCCGACATGTGTACGCCGCGGGCGAGCGCCTCGACGTCCAGCGGCTGCGCGTAATCCCGGTCGATCCGGTCGCGAACCCGGCGCAGAAGGGCGAGATCGCGAAGGTGCTGCGCCTCAGCGGGGCTGGTGGTCACCTGCATGATCGTGCCACGACGACGGGTGAGGTCACCAGCGCCACACAGTGCGCTTCGGTCGCGACCGGGACCGTCATCGACCGTCCTGACCGCTGGGCGAGGCCTCGCCGGCAGCCAGCTGGAGAAACCGGTCACGTCGCTGCTCGCGATGGCGTCGTTCGGGCTCGGACGCCAGCCCGTCGAGTGATGCGGTCAGCTCGCTCGCGGCCTCAGCGTGTCGGCCCTCCCGGGCGAGCAGCTCGGCACGGACCGCGTGCCATCGGGGGCTCGGCGGAACCTCTTCCAGAAGCGCGAGGCCGGCCGCAGGGCCCGATGCCTCGGCAGTTGCCACGACCCGGCCGAGACCGGCTGCGGGGCTGGGGGCGACCGACACGAGCAGGTCGTAGAGCCGCACGACCTCCGCCCAGTCGGTCTCGTCGTACACCTCAGCCCGGGCATGCTCGGCGGCGATCGCGGCCTGTAGCTGGTAGGCGTCGGCCTGTCCCCCGGTGCGGCGCAACGAGCAGTTGAGCAGCTCGACACCGCGCTCGATCGACGCGGCGTCCCACCGGGCCCGGTCCTGGCGGTCAAGCGTCACGACCTCACCAGTCTCGTCGAGCCGGGTCGGCCGTCGAGCCTCGGTGAGCAGCAGCAACGCGAGTACGCCGGCAGGCATCGGCTGCTCCGGCAGCAGCTCGTGCAGGAGCTCGGCGAGCCTGACCGCCTCGGCGCACACGTCGACGTCGTACGCGAGGCTGCCGTCCAGGGGCGCATGGCCGGCCGTGTAGAGGGTGTGGACCACCCCGCACACCGCGGGCAGCCGCTCGGCGAGCTCGTCGTCGGCCGGGACGCGGTACGGGATGTGCGCTGCGGCGATCTTCTGTCGAGCCCGGGTGAGTCGCTTGATGGTCGCGACCTCGGTGGTGAGCAGCACGCTGCCGATCTGTGCTGGTGAGAGGCCACACAGCGTGCGCAGCGCCAGCGCGACGCGAGTCGGCGGCGACAGCGCCGGATGGCAGCAGGTGAAGATCAACCGCAGGACGTCGTCCTGGACGACCTCGTCCGTCGGGAGGTCCGGCCTCGCGAGCTCGATCATGCGGAACCCGTCCTGTTCCTTGCCCGGACGCAGGCGGTCGCGGCGCAGGATGTCGATCGCCTTACGTCGTGCGGTCACGGTGAGCCAGGCACGGGGTTGCGGCGGCACTCCCGTGACGGTCCACGCGCCGAGGGCCGCGACGCTCGCCTCCTGCACGGCGTCCTCGGCGACCTGCACGTCGCCGACGGTCCGGATCAGTGTCGCCAGGATGCGCGCCCCTTCGACCCGGATCGTCTCAGCGACCGCCTGGCGTGCCTTCTCTGCCTCCTCGCCCACAGACGACCTACCTGGATGCGATGACGGGACGCACCTCGACGGCACCGCCCCACGCCGCGGGCAGGCTGGCCGAGATCGCCACTGCCTCATCCAGGTCGGCAGCCTCGATCAGGTAGTAACCGGTCAGCGCCTCCTTGGTCTCGGCGTACGGCCCGTCGGTCGTCACGACCGCTCCCCCGCGCGCTCCCTCGACCCGCACGACCGTGGCGGTACTGGTCGGGTGGAGTACGGCGCTAGCGCGGATGTTGTGGGCGTTCTCGACCGCGAACTCGCGGTACTCGGCGAGCTCGGCAGCCTGCTCAGGGGCAAACCAGTCGACGTCGGCGGTGTAGGTCAGCGCGAGGTACTGCGGCATGGATCGCTCCTTAGGCGTCTCGGAGACCTCGGT
This is a stretch of genomic DNA from Nocardioides sp. InS609-2. It encodes these proteins:
- a CDS encoding VOC family protein, which codes for MNITINASYLPHNDPDASLAFYRDLLGFEVRGDVGYEGMRWITVGPVGQPGTSIVLHPPAADPGITDEEGRLIAEMMAKGTFASINLATPDLDSTFERVEASAEVVQEPTEQPYGIRDCAIRDPAGNMVRIQELR
- a CDS encoding excinuclease ABC subunit UvrA, whose amino-acid sequence is MAKKTDTQSAGMPLADSHDLIRVQGARENNLKDVNVELPKRRLSVFTGVSGSGKSSLVFATIAAESQRMINETYSAFVQGFMPNLARPEVDLLEGLTTAIIVDQERMGANPRSTVGTATDANAMLRILFSRLGKPYIGPPTAFSFNVPTRKASGVMSTEKAGGRVAKAVVQNAVYLGGMCPRCEGMGSVSDFDLTALYDENKSLADGALTVPGYSMDGWYGRLFEGVGLPMDKPIAKFTKKQLETMLYSEPTKIKVEGINLTFEGLIPKIQKSMLSKDVEAMQPHVRRFVERAIAFQSCPECDGTRLSPEARSAKIHGKNIADLCELQISDLAEWVRALEEPSVAPLLKGLQHLLDSFAEIGLGYLSLDRPAGTLSGGEAQRTKMIRHLGSSLTDVTYVFDEPTIGLHPHDIERMNELLLQLRDKGNTVLVVEHKPETIAIADHVVDLGPGAGTEGGSVCFEGTVEGLRGSDTITGRHLDDRATVKDSVRTSSGKLEVRDASTHNLQDVDVDVPLGVLCVVTGVAGSGKSSLIHGSIAGRDGVVVIDQGAIKGSRRSNPATYTGLLEPIRKAFAKANDVKPALFSSNSEGACPTCNGAGVIFTELGVMATVESTCEECEGRRFQASVLEYTLGGQNIAEVLAMSMTEAEVFFGDGEAATPAAHKILERLVDVGLGYLTLGQPLTTLSGGERQRVKLATQMADKGDVYVLDEPTTGLHLADVENLLGLLDRLVDSGKSVIVIEHHQAVMAHADWIIDLGPGAGHDGGKVVFEGTPADLTADRSTLTGEHLAAYVGS
- a CDS encoding glyoxalase, whose protein sequence is MAALDSVTLEVSDAPAAEAFYAAAFGLGDKLHVRAGETPTTGFRGFTLSLVVGQPSTVDSLVGSALDGGATVLKPVSKSFWGYGGVVQAPDGAIWKVATSSKKDTGPATRQVDDLVLLLGVADVKASKRFYVEHGLTVAKSFGSKYVEFDASSSPVKLALYQRRAAAKDAGVPPEGTGSHRIAIGSDAGPFADPDGFAWEAARMRHGDRETT
- a CDS encoding YciI family protein gives rise to the protein MPQYLALTYTADVDWFAPEQAAELAEYREFAVENAHNIRASAVLHPTSTATVVRVEGARGGAVVTTDGPYAETKEALTGYYLIEAADLDEAVAISASLPAAWGGAVEVRPVIASR
- a CDS encoding helix-turn-helix transcriptional regulator, producing MTTSPAEAQHLRDLALLRRVRDRIDRDYAQPLDVEALARGVHMSAGHLSREFRRAYGEPPYSYLMTRRIERAMALLRRGDLSVTDVCFAVGCQSLGTFSTRFTQLVGVPPSVYRRDAARTTEGMPPCVAKKVTKPIRNREASSPGPHLA
- a CDS encoding DUF6596 domain-containing protein gives rise to the protein MGEEAEKARQAVAETIRVEGARILATLIRTVGDVQVAEDAVQEASVAALGAWTVTGVPPQPRAWLTVTARRKAIDILRRDRLRPGKEQDGFRMIELARPDLPTDEVVQDDVLRLIFTCCHPALSPPTRVALALRTLCGLSPAQIGSVLLTTEVATIKRLTRARQKIAAAHIPYRVPADDELAERLPAVCGVVHTLYTAGHAPLDGSLAYDVDVCAEAVRLAELLHELLPEQPMPAGVLALLLLTEARRPTRLDETGEVVTLDRQDRARWDAASIERGVELLNCSLRRTGGQADAYQLQAAIAAEHARAEVYDETDWAEVVRLYDLLVSVAPSPAAGLGRVVATAEASGPAAGLALLEEVPPSPRWHAVRAELLAREGRHAEAASELTASLDGLASEPERRHREQRRDRFLQLAAGEASPSGQDGR